One genomic segment of Fusobacterium mortiferum ATCC 9817 includes these proteins:
- a CDS encoding DUF4402 domain-containing protein, translated as MKKILVFIIFFIFSYFSFGKNYIAEISKVYSNDNLVIGTTSRLKFSSEVSIIKENGNIQDFFQLETNSNNSFINLAELKITNISGTKVGNKIYFKNTTNGEGLQEIKILVEGEFVFNWLNQSREKENIKIGYINSSINPVYLNLDTKELKPIHSLKIKVLNNMNLGKGVAGEKLSTKESGEPANLSIEGEENKSINIYIPSSTTIKNSNNDTLTVNIRFRDNNSQELIRRLSSNSKNTYRVGNDGRVITKDILIDGETQTKKTSRGVYRGFFTVKVEYLD; from the coding sequence TTGAAAAAAATATTAGTTTTCATTATTTTTTTCATCTTCTCTTATTTTTCCTTTGGAAAAAATTATATTGCTGAGATTTCTAAAGTATATTCAAATGATAATTTAGTTATAGGAACAACTAGTAGGTTAAAATTTTCTAGTGAAGTAAGTATAATCAAAGAAAATGGTAATATTCAAGATTTTTTTCAATTAGAAACTAATAGTAATAATTCATTTATAAATTTAGCTGAACTTAAGATAACAAATATATCTGGAACAAAAGTAGGAAATAAGATCTATTTTAAAAACACTACTAATGGCGAAGGATTGCAAGAGATTAAAATTTTGGTAGAGGGAGAATTCGTTTTTAATTGGTTAAATCAAAGTAGAGAAAAAGAAAATATAAAAATAGGGTATATAAATTCTAGTATCAATCCAGTTTATTTAAACTTAGATACTAAAGAGTTAAAACCTATTCATAGTTTAAAAATTAAAGTTTTAAATAATATGAACTTGGGAAAAGGAGTAGCTGGAGAAAAACTCTCTACTAAAGAATCTGGTGAACCTGCTAATCTAAGTATTGAGGGAGAAGAGAATAAAAGTATAAATATTTATATTCCAAGTAGTACAACTATAAAAAATTCTAATAATGATACTCTTACTGTTAATATAAGATTTAGAGATAATAATAGTCAAGAATTAATTAGAAGATTGTCTTCTAATAGTAAAAATACATATAGGGTAGGAAATGATGGAAGAGTTATCACTAAAGATATCCTCATAGATGGTGAAACTCAAACTAAAAAAACTAGTAGAGGAGTTTATCGTGGATTTTTTACTGTAAAGGTGGAGTATCTTGATTAA
- a CDS encoding ABC transporter substrate-binding protein → MKRLFFIFILLFSQLSFAELEDYIFEKKEEKNKIRISQELRVTTLDPIKLTDIYSKRAFRFIYDTLFEIDIDGKITPKLAQEYYYITKKLLYIKLKDGIKFQDGTSLTSEDVKNSLLRVKTQGALKEFYKNIEEIEIINNREFIIKFSQEDKYIFETLSHTMSSIIKEKAGKIIGTGLYQVEALQKDSVTLSNIEFPYKKIIIDRIFSIQDRLLSLFNNNSDVIYDITNFDIKNGKNLKIIDEKNIDIKKSENIVTTALVFNKNRDLKFKKILNNILNTEESLLPPEIYDKNLEDIDKVKNFNINKELNTLNDKEKIVELMILNTEEDRKLAENIKNRLKKYEIIVKILPYQVDAYYYKIKSKNFDIALQHLVFNKKYPRISLGKVILYDIYDDNLYKEINYFENRFEKEENLEKREKIFIEGVNEISKKLPYIPLEHHSLYILINRALEE, encoded by the coding sequence ATGAAAAGATTATTTTTTATTTTTATATTATTATTTAGTCAACTCTCTTTTGCAGAGTTAGAAGATTATATTTTTGAAAAAAAAGAAGAAAAAAATAAGATAAGAATCTCACAAGAATTAAGGGTTACTACTCTTGACCCAATCAAATTAACAGATATTTACTCTAAAAGAGCTTTTAGATTTATCTATGATACTCTTTTTGAAATAGATATTGATGGTAAAATCACTCCTAAGTTAGCTCAAGAGTATTATTATATAACAAAAAAGCTGTTATATATTAAACTTAAAGATGGAATAAAATTTCAAGATGGAACTTCTCTTACATCAGAAGATGTAAAAAATTCTTTACTGAGAGTAAAAACTCAAGGAGCTTTAAAGGAGTTTTATAAAAATATAGAAGAAATAGAAATTATTAATAATAGAGAGTTTATTATCAAATTTAGTCAAGAAGACAAATATATATTTGAAACTCTTTCGCACACTATGAGTTCTATTATAAAAGAAAAAGCAGGTAAAATTATTGGCACAGGTTTATATCAAGTTGAAGCTTTACAAAAAGATAGTGTTACTCTTTCAAATATAGAATTTCCATATAAAAAAATTATTATTGATAGAATTTTTTCAATTCAAGATAGATTACTCTCTCTTTTTAATAATAACTCTGATGTAATTTATGATATTACTAATTTTGATATTAAAAATGGTAAAAATTTAAAAATTATTGATGAAAAAAATATTGATATTAAAAAAAGTGAAAATATAGTAACTACTGCCTTAGTATTTAATAAAAATAGAGATTTAAAATTTAAAAAAATTCTAAATAATATTTTAAATACAGAAGAATCTCTTTTACCCCCAGAAATTTATGATAAAAATTTAGAAGATATTGATAAAGTTAAAAATTTTAATATAAATAAAGAATTAAATACTTTAAATGATAAAGAAAAAATTGTTGAACTTATGATATTAAATACTGAAGAAGATAGAAAACTAGCTGAGAATATAAAGAATAGATTAAAAAAATATGAAATTATAGTAAAAATTCTTCCTTATCAAGTAGATGCTTACTATTATAAAATAAAATCCAAAAATTTTGATATAGCTCTTCAACATTTAGTTTTCAATAAAAAATATCCAAGAATATCTTTAGGAAAGGTTATTCTTTATGATATTTATGATGATAATCTCTATAAAGAGATAAATTACTTTGAAAATAGGTTTGAAAAGGAAGAGAATTTAGAAAAGAGAGAGAAAATCTTTATTGAAGGAGTAAACGAAATTTCTAAAAAATTACCATATATTCCTTTAGAACACCATTCATTATATATCTTAATCAATAGAGCTCTTGAAGAGTAA
- a CDS encoding alpha-galactosidase — MINFNEKNREFHLQGKNFSYVFNVMQNGQLGQLYFGKKIRHREDFSHFFYKPEVGIGIIAHYEEDPGFSLEYFKQEYPSYGTTDFRKPAFEIEDENGSRVSNFVYKGYRIYKGKEKLQGLPATYVLSEEEAETLEITLEDEVLECRLYLTYTIFNERDILTRNARFENYGKQNLKLNRAMSLSLDLPDYNYEMLHFSGAWARERHLKTRKLEVGNQYIDSTRGASSAHQNPFIILKRPNTDEDMGEAIGFSLVYSGNFLAHVEVDHFDATRVTMGINSFDFSWNLNGGGSFQTPEAIISFTSTGLNSLSQNFHSLYRERLMRGEWKEKERPILINNWEATYFDFNEEKLLNMVRKAKKLGFELFVLDDGWFGKRNDDKSSLGDWFPNLEKLPNGIKGLAEKIETEGMKFGLWFEPEMISKESELYKKHPDWILGVKGRKLSLGRNQYILDLSREDVQNYIISVLDERFAEAPISYVKWDMNRNMTEITYGDLPHKYILGLYRILEKITTKYPHVLFESCASGGGRFDAGMLYYMPQVWTSDDTDAIVRLKVQHGTSMGYPLLTMGAHVSDIPNHQTARKTSLDIRNHVAYFGNFGYELNPLIFDEEMDKKVIKYLDFYKENRKLIQFGDFYRIESPFEGNTTSWIVVNKDKSEALVGYFQILAEPNPGYNKKVILKGLDPDKKYLVNDEFEAYGDELMNMGIVFPQPDRYFSKDSETQDFQSKIFKLKEIK, encoded by the coding sequence ATGATAAACTTCAATGAAAAAAATAGAGAGTTTCATTTACAAGGGAAGAATTTTAGTTATGTTTTTAATGTTATGCAAAATGGACAATTAGGGCAACTTTATTTTGGAAAAAAAATAAGACATAGAGAAGATTTTTCACATTTTTTCTATAAACCTGAGGTTGGAATTGGAATAATAGCTCATTATGAAGAGGATCCAGGATTTTCATTAGAGTATTTCAAACAGGAGTACCCATCATATGGAACAACAGATTTTAGAAAGCCAGCTTTCGAGATAGAGGATGAGAATGGAAGTAGGGTAAGTAATTTTGTATATAAAGGATATAGAATTTATAAGGGGAAAGAAAAATTACAAGGATTACCAGCTACTTATGTGTTATCAGAAGAGGAAGCTGAAACTTTAGAGATTACTTTAGAGGATGAAGTTTTAGAATGTAGACTATATCTTACTTACACTATTTTCAATGAAAGAGATATTTTAACTAGAAATGCTAGATTTGAAAATTATGGAAAACAAAATCTAAAATTAAATAGAGCAATGAGTTTATCATTAGACTTACCAGATTATAACTATGAGATGTTACACTTTTCAGGAGCTTGGGCTAGAGAAAGACATCTTAAAACTAGAAAATTAGAGGTAGGAAATCAATATATAGATAGTACAAGAGGAGCAAGTAGTGCTCATCAAAATCCTTTTATTATTTTAAAAAGACCTAATACAGATGAGGATATGGGAGAGGCTATTGGATTTTCCTTAGTTTATTCTGGAAATTTTTTAGCACACGTAGAGGTAGATCATTTTGATGCTACAAGGGTAACTATGGGAATAAATTCTTTTGATTTCTCTTGGAACTTAAATGGAGGAGGAAGTTTCCAAACACCTGAAGCTATAATCTCTTTTACAAGTACAGGACTTAATAGTTTAAGTCAAAATTTTCATTCACTATACAGAGAAAGACTTATGAGAGGAGAGTGGAAAGAGAAAGAGAGACCAATTCTTATAAATAACTGGGAAGCAACATATTTTGATTTTAATGAAGAAAAACTTCTAAATATGGTAAGAAAAGCTAAAAAACTTGGATTTGAACTTTTTGTATTAGATGATGGTTGGTTTGGAAAGAGAAATGATGATAAAAGTTCTTTAGGAGATTGGTTCCCTAACTTAGAAAAATTACCTAACGGTATAAAAGGTTTGGCTGAAAAAATAGAAACTGAGGGAATGAAATTTGGACTTTGGTTTGAACCAGAGATGATAAGTAAAGAGAGTGAACTTTATAAGAAACATCCTGATTGGATATTAGGAGTAAAGGGAAGAAAATTGTCACTAGGAAGAAATCAATATATCTTAGATCTATCTAGAGAAGATGTACAAAATTATATAATTTCTGTACTTGATGAGAGATTTGCTGAAGCTCCAATATCTTATGTTAAATGGGATATGAATAGAAATATGACAGAAATAACTTATGGAGATTTACCTCATAAGTATATTTTAGGACTATATAGAATATTAGAAAAAATAACTACAAAATATCCACATGTACTATTTGAGTCTTGTGCTTCTGGTGGTGGAAGATTTGATGCTGGTATGTTATATTATATGCCGCAAGTATGGACAAGTGATGATACTGATGCAATAGTTAGATTAAAAGTTCAACATGGGACTTCAATGGGATATCCATTACTCACTATGGGGGCTCATGTTTCAGATATTCCTAACCATCAAACCGCTAGAAAAACAAGTTTAGATATTAGAAATCATGTAGCTTATTTTGGAAACTTTGGGTATGAGTTAAATCCACTTATTTTTGATGAAGAGATGGATAAAAAAGTAATTAAATATTTAGATTTCTATAAAGAAAATAGAAAATTAATTCAATTTGGGGATTTTTATAGAATAGAGAGTCCATTTGAAGGAAATACAACATCTTGGATAGTAGTCAACAAAGATAAATCTGAAGCTTTAGTTGGATATTTCCAGATTTTAGCTGAACCAAATCCTGGTTATAATAAAAAAGTTATTTTAAAAGGATTAGATCCAGATAAAAAATATTTAGTTAATGATGAATTTGAAGCTTATGGAGATGAACTTATGAATATGGGAATAGTTTTCCCGCAACCTGATAGATATTTTTCTAAAGATTCAGAAACACAAGATTTTCAAAGTAAAATATTTAAATTGAAAGAGATAAAATAA
- the melB gene encoding melibiose:sodium transporter MelB: MVDFKMKLSYGIGALGKDYACAIIYIFLMYYLTDVVGLVPAFVGTLFLVARLWDAINDPMMGMIVDNTRSRWGKFRPWILIGTILNAVVLIAMFFKPNGLEGKMLYAYISVAYILWGMTYTVMDIPFWSMIPALSSDKKEREKIAVVPRIFASLAWLSIGSFGLPVIGLLGNGNEGRGFSLLAVGIAIFFIFASTLTVINVKEQIVSDQKAPKVNLKDTFRLIFKNDQLVALIGTVLMYNLVAQISGGVAIYYFKYVIGREALFSVFTGFSGIAEIAALMTFPMLSTKIGRKKVFFLACSLPVIGFGLLCLAGYIAPESATLVAACGIVAKLGSGLSLGISTVMLADVVDYGEYKFGSRNESVIFSVQTLLVKSASAVSGWLIGIGLSLVGYVANVQQTASAIMGIRSLMIIFPMLLSAMGYVIYKKYYKLNDEYYDEIVEKLMENRKQRTV; this comes from the coding sequence ATGGTAGATTTTAAAATGAAACTTTCATATGGAATAGGAGCGTTAGGAAAAGACTATGCTTGTGCTATAATATATATTTTCTTAATGTATTATTTAACTGACGTAGTAGGGTTAGTACCTGCTTTTGTTGGAACACTGTTTCTAGTAGCAAGATTATGGGATGCAATCAATGATCCTATGATGGGAATGATAGTTGACAATACAAGAAGTAGATGGGGAAAATTTAGACCTTGGATACTTATAGGAACTATTTTAAATGCTGTGGTTTTAATTGCTATGTTTTTCAAACCTAATGGATTAGAAGGAAAAATGTTATATGCTTATATCTCTGTTGCTTACATTTTATGGGGAATGACTTATACAGTAATGGATATACCTTTCTGGTCTATGATACCAGCTCTATCTAGTGACAAAAAAGAGAGAGAAAAGATAGCTGTTGTACCTAGAATATTTGCTAGTTTAGCGTGGTTAAGTATAGGAAGTTTTGGATTACCAGTTATAGGATTACTTGGAAATGGAAATGAGGGAAGAGGATTTTCTCTACTAGCAGTTGGAATAGCAATTTTCTTTATATTTGCTTCAACTTTAACAGTTATAAATGTAAAGGAACAAATAGTAAGTGACCAAAAAGCTCCAAAGGTAAATTTAAAAGATACATTTAGATTGATTTTTAAAAATGACCAACTAGTAGCTTTAATAGGAACAGTTTTAATGTATAACTTAGTTGCTCAAATATCTGGAGGGGTAGCTATATACTACTTCAAATATGTAATAGGAAGAGAAGCACTATTTTCAGTTTTTACAGGATTTTCTGGAATAGCTGAAATAGCAGCATTAATGACTTTTCCAATGTTATCAACTAAAATAGGAAGAAAGAAAGTATTTTTCTTAGCTTGTAGCTTACCAGTTATTGGTTTTGGGTTATTATGTTTAGCTGGATATATTGCTCCAGAAAGTGCTACTTTAGTTGCTGCTTGTGGAATTGTAGCTAAATTAGGATCAGGACTTTCTTTAGGTATTTCAACAGTTATGTTAGCTGACGTTGTTGATTATGGAGAATATAAATTTGGAAGTAGAAATGAAAGTGTAATTTTCTCTGTCCAAACACTACTTGTTAAATCTGCTTCAGCTGTAAGTGGTTGGTTAATAGGAATAGGATTGTCTTTAGTAGGATATGTAGCTAATGTACAACAAACAGCTTCTGCTATAATGGGAATAAGAAGTTTAATGATAATTTTCCCTATGTTATTATCAGCTATGGGATATGTAATATATAAAAAGTATTATAAATTAAATGATGAGTATTACGATGAGATTGTAGAAAAATTAATGGAAAATAGAAAACAAAGAACAGTTTAA
- a CDS encoding beta-galactosidase — translation MWLGVDYYPEQWDISMIDKDLDNIIELGSNVIRIGEFAWHIMEKEEGKYDFSFFDMVIKKASEKGLKVIFGTPTATIPAWLAKKYPEVLSEFENGQKRRFGGRHTSCYNSEKYVEYSKKIVQTLVEHYKDEKNIVAWQLDNEFGHEGSDECFCKCCEREFQKFLSKKFNGDINKLNETYGTTFWSQEYNSFEEIPVPAATITTHNPALRLDWERFRSESIVKYSDMQVEIIRNIIPEAVIIHDFPGGGLDKHVDYSKLAEKLDVVAYNNYPVWGGQKKPIPPCEIAFGLDYMRGLKRQNFWITEGIMGAQGHDITGYLPRPNQAKMWSYQGVARGAETFIYFRYRGATKGAEQFCYGVIDADNQKRRKFYEVQNFFRVAKENEKSLETPIESKIAMIYDYDSLASFRIQKQSILLDCHSEMKRIHKVFYEKNIMIDIIPHTMDISKYEVVILPFMIIWKEEFVTKIKEFVNNGGKVVFTYRNAIKDIDNNLTLNEMLPVRYTDLTGVYIEETESLQEYDELPLKGIGEFEGVEGRAGIFRDMLVPTAAQTLMKYDDKFYNEFSAVTKNKVGAGEIYYIGCGLEDKLMTKVMEKVLEGTDVVEEITPEGVEVVERGNLENRVKIYINHNDYSVKVKDFELAPFECKVVK, via the coding sequence ATGTGGTTAGGAGTAGATTATTATCCTGAACAATGGGATATATCAATGATAGATAAGGATTTAGACAATATAATAGAACTTGGGAGTAATGTAATCAGGATAGGAGAGTTTGCTTGGCATATTATGGAAAAAGAAGAAGGAAAATATGATTTTTCCTTCTTCGATATGGTTATAAAAAAAGCTAGTGAGAAAGGACTAAAAGTAATTTTTGGAACACCAACAGCTACAATTCCAGCTTGGCTTGCTAAAAAATATCCTGAAGTATTATCAGAATTTGAAAATGGTCAAAAAAGAAGATTTGGTGGACGTCATACAAGCTGTTATAACAGTGAAAAATATGTAGAGTATTCTAAAAAAATTGTACAAACTCTTGTAGAACACTATAAAGATGAAAAAAATATAGTGGCTTGGCAACTTGATAATGAGTTTGGACATGAAGGAAGCGACGAGTGTTTCTGTAAATGTTGTGAAAGAGAATTCCAAAAATTCCTTTCTAAAAAATTTAATGGAGATATCAATAAATTAAATGAAACTTATGGAACAACTTTCTGGTCTCAAGAGTATAACTCTTTTGAAGAGATACCTGTACCAGCCGCTACAATTACCACTCATAATCCAGCTTTAAGATTAGATTGGGAAAGATTTAGAAGTGAGAGTATTGTAAAATATTCTGATATGCAAGTTGAGATAATTAGAAATATAATTCCTGAGGCAGTAATTATTCATGATTTTCCAGGTGGAGGATTAGATAAGCATGTGGACTACTCTAAGTTAGCAGAAAAATTAGATGTAGTAGCTTACAATAACTATCCAGTATGGGGAGGACAAAAGAAACCTATTCCACCTTGTGAAATAGCTTTTGGTTTGGATTATATGAGAGGGTTGAAAAGACAAAATTTCTGGATAACAGAGGGGATAATGGGAGCTCAAGGACATGATATAACAGGATATCTTCCAAGACCTAATCAAGCTAAGATGTGGTCATATCAAGGAGTAGCTAGAGGGGCTGAAACATTTATTTACTTCAGATATCGTGGAGCTACTAAAGGAGCAGAGCAATTTTGTTATGGAGTAATAGATGCTGATAACCAAAAGAGAAGAAAATTTTATGAAGTTCAAAATTTCTTTAGAGTAGCTAAGGAAAATGAAAAATCTTTAGAAACTCCAATAGAGAGTAAAATAGCTATGATATATGACTATGATTCATTAGCATCTTTTAGAATACAAAAACAAAGTATATTATTAGATTGTCATAGTGAGATGAAAAGAATACATAAAGTTTTCTATGAAAAAAATATAATGATAGATATCATTCCTCATACAATGGATATTTCTAAATATGAAGTAGTAATTCTTCCGTTTATGATAATTTGGAAAGAGGAATTTGTAACTAAGATAAAAGAGTTTGTAAATAATGGTGGTAAAGTTGTATTTACTTACCGTAATGCTATAAAAGATATAGATAATAACTTGACATTAAATGAGATGCTACCTGTAAGATATACTGATTTAACTGGAGTATATATAGAGGAAACAGAAAGCTTACAAGAGTATGATGAGTTACCATTAAAAGGTATAGGAGAATTTGAAGGAGTAGAGGGAAGAGCCGGAATATTTAGAGATATGCTTGTACCTACTGCTGCACAAACTTTAATGAAGTATGATGATAAATTCTATAACGAGTTTTCAGCTGTGACAAAAAATAAAGTTGGGGCTGGAGAGATTTACTATATAGGTTGTGGATTAGAAGATAAACTTATGACTAAGGTTATGGAAAAAGTTCTTGAAGGAACAGATGTAGTAGAAGAGATTACTCCTGAAGGTGTAGAAGTAGTTGAAAGAGGAAATCTAGAAAATAGAGTAAAAATCTATATAAATCATAATGATTATTCAGTTAAGGTAAAAGATTTTGAGCTTGCACCTTTTGAATGTAAAGTTGTTAAATAA
- a CDS encoding LacI family DNA-binding transcriptional regulator — protein sequence MATLKEIAELSDVSITTVSRILNNDTTLNVSNKTKEKVIEIANKLNYKTIGQRYKDRKAKKYKIGIAQMFELEEQKKDIYYIMMKNVLEEVCLEKGIEVISLFRNKDKNFIKINKKKLDGIFPIGRFTLEEIADFESYTRNIVFIDSSPDELTYHSIIPNYQLGVRIALKHFLDKGHKDIGFIGSKYTFGNTKEWEIDSRYVYFKSFLEGHNLFNEKYIVECEMNSKSGYNNIIKFLKNSKLPSAFFISSDAIASGILKAFSEKNIKIPEDVSIITFNDTPLSEFATPALSSIRIFMREYADAAIRLMEELWEGEHGVKKVIMPCNLIERESVKDKTI from the coding sequence ATGGCAACACTTAAAGAGATAGCTGAATTAAGCGATGTTTCAATAACAACAGTATCAAGAATATTAAACAATGATACTACCTTAAATGTTTCTAATAAAACTAAAGAAAAAGTTATAGAGATAGCTAACAAATTAAACTATAAAACAATAGGACAGAGATACAAAGATAGAAAAGCTAAAAAGTATAAGATTGGTATAGCTCAAATGTTTGAATTAGAAGAGCAGAAAAAAGATATTTACTATATTATGATGAAAAATGTTCTAGAAGAAGTTTGTTTAGAAAAAGGAATAGAGGTTATCTCTCTTTTTAGAAATAAAGATAAAAACTTTATAAAAATTAATAAAAAGAAATTAGATGGGATATTTCCAATAGGAAGATTTACATTAGAGGAAATAGCTGATTTTGAATCCTATACTAGAAATATTGTTTTTATAGATTCATCTCCTGATGAGTTGACCTATCACAGTATTATTCCCAACTATCAATTAGGAGTAAGAATTGCTTTAAAACATTTTTTAGATAAAGGGCATAAAGATATTGGTTTTATTGGAAGTAAATATACTTTTGGTAATACAAAAGAATGGGAGATAGATTCTAGATATGTATATTTTAAAAGTTTTTTAGAAGGGCATAATCTCTTTAATGAAAAATATATAGTTGAGTGTGAGATGAATTCAAAATCTGGTTATAATAACATTATTAAATTTTTAAAAAATTCTAAATTACCAAGTGCTTTCTTTATCTCATCTGATGCTATTGCTTCTGGTATATTAAAAGCTTTTAGTGAAAAGAATATAAAAATTCCTGAAGATGTAAGTATTATTACCTTCAACGATACTCCTCTTTCTGAATTTGCTACTCCAGCTCTTTCATCTATAAGAATTTTTATGAGAGAGTATGCTGATGCAGCTATAAGACTTATGGAAGAACTTTGGGAAGGAGAACACGGGGTAAAAAAAGTTATTATGCCTTGTAATCTTATTGAGAGAGAAAGTGTAAAAGATAAAACTATATAG